The sequence NNNNNNNNNNNNNNNNNNNNNNNNNNNNNNNNNNNNNNNNNNNNNNNNNNNNNNNATTCGTCTGTTTTAAGTTCGGCCGACCAAAGCTAAACCGATAATGAATATTAGTTACTATTTACGCAAATACCCTTTTACGTTTAATCCGGTCATTAGTTTCTAGTCTTCAGTTAACCAAGTGGGATTATTATTAGTACAGTGACTACAGTCTAATCTCGTTATCCATTATCAGATgtttaaagattaaaaatacCACTTTGTTAGTGGTTTATCCCCGAACCAAAGAtctatgaaaatgaaatgatcTTCCGATTTTGTGTTTACATTTTGATCATATCAAACTTGTCGTCCAAATCCAAAACACGGATTAGAATAATGCTAGGGATATTATTAGTTTAAGCCCTGATTCGTTGTGATTAAAGAGACTTTGCGATAATAGttttaattaaattgatgacacgctaaaattttgattaatggGAATCCGATCAGATGACATCGATATCCCAACTTCAATTTGGCTATAAAATACTCAAAACTTATAAAAGCATAGTTTTATAGAGTAGAAGAGTAGTTCACTATATTGGCTTTTGTGTGCTAATAAAAGACATTTTAAAgatgatcttcttttttttagccTAACTCGTCTAAGCAACTAAAAGATTAGTAGTAAAGTACAAGTTTCATCATAACTATCTATGTTTTGATCAAATCTAATTGCATAAACGGCATTATCCTCGAAAATATTCACATTCATTTGTTTGCACCAGTCGGATTTATGTTCGGGGATATTATTTTTGTTCCTATTTATAATGAGATATTATTGGTAATCATATTATTCTCATATGCTTTCTTTAGCTTCACGCCAATACATGACCCCgccattttttaattataaatttattatattaataaaacttctatatatatatatatatataaatatatatatatatatgtatcttcttatcttcttggaatctttttattttattttatttttcttctcatttgttttgttgaaaatgaaGATAGACGTTATAGTATAGTGTCAGCGGCAGATGAGTCATCCCATATGCATCATCAGCATCAACTTGTTCCATTTTATAAACTACGAGTGTTGAAAAACAACTTTCTTCATTATTTAATGATTACACTTAATTGTTTTACTTGCCCTTTACTTTTCTCACAAATAGAATTGGTTACTTTACTTTACACATGAACAAATAATCAGCAAATTGAAAGGGTCCACCAAGAGATTTGTGTTTctattgttttaattattttaaattttcatatttcgTGAAATTTcattagatgtttttttttttgcttcaataAGGGAAATAATATGGATCGAACCCACATTCCTGACTGAGTTAATAACTTTTCTAACCCATTCCCATTTTCTtatcaaacaatattttaaatagtagctgggggtttttttttttgcaacataatataaaattgtcTAAAACAAGCCAATGCAAAAGAATATTGTTTACATAGTAgctaaattatataataataatgatgataaaaattacaataatttttataaatttgtttaattttatccTCACAAATCTAAAACTATAGTGAAATCAATTCCTTCAAATAGAAGACGCATTCTCTTCTATTTATTACACTCAGGTCTTCTTTAATATGAAAACTAACagtcaaataaaagaaagaaaggtggATGGTTAATAATGTGATTAAGCGAGGGGCAACAGTCACCTTTTTCAATGCATTGATTGATTCCGATAACTTGGTCTGAATAagtaatttttataaacaatagtgtggatcttttttttcttcttcctttattccCAAAACTCTAGAAGATGAATTAAACTTTTAGAAGGAGGGAGTGTTGATAAGGACACACCGACGCGTTTCGctagcaagaaagaaaaaaataaaaaaaaaaaactgaaaaaatcaaagcaagaaAAGTCGCCACGTGGTGACAAGTCGGCAAAACTGAACATGACACGCGTCTAATTTGGCggccatgaacaaaaaaaaaatgaaaaaaagaaatggcAGCATTCAGATATTTTTTGGGAATCACATTTGTTAGTTTCGGTTTAAGAACATATaaatacaagaacaagaacgaGTGGTCCCTAAATTACAACGAGTAATGGAAAGCGATTTGATTTGCGTAAGAAGCAAAGGCAACAAAAGGATTAGGTCAGCCATGACTTAACCACGTGGAATTGTTGCGTTGCCTTTTTCTCTCCTACACGCAATCAGCCTCCTCACACACGCATCCTCCCTCACACTATATTATTattccggtttggtttagtcTGGTTTAGTTCGAGTaaaggatatatatacatatgtgatGCAAAGTGCAAGCATCATTAGCCCAATACCCTGTTCTGAGGGCTATTTGAGTCGAGTTTAGTACCTGGGCTAGGCTAAAAagtatgatatttgttttgggGCTTATATACCCaatgatatatagaaattttgTGAACCCAATGACTTATAAAATAAGTGAACCcgatgacgaagaagagaaaagattgaaaacaaataatatatgtcTCAGTAGTCCATACCAACAAAAGATGATTTCAGACACTTGAGTCTCATACTACTCATCGATCATCAGTTAGGTAAGTAATCTAATTTAGAACACAAAATAAGTAAGTCATTTTACTTACAAAATGGTGAGATGGTGAAAGAAGGAAAAGGTGAATTTCAcgttaaagaaaattttaaatctaataTTGTGTGCATATATATTACTCGAATCAATTCTATATAACTTTTGAGTTACAAATAGATTTTCGTTGACGGTagctgtgaaaaaaaaaaaaacattcctaCCACACAAGTACCTGCATGGCTGTATAAGTGTATATCATGTAAGtcaagacaaagaaaaataaaataaaaagcaataTCTTTTAGCCGACAAGAATCTTTCAGACCAAGTTTATTTTCTCCCATGATCATTCATACTATTCAAACGTCAGAGTtccaattaattttaatatccTGTTTCGTTCAAACTGTTTTATACTATAGTTTTTGACATTATTCTTGCAGAACTGTTAtgctcaaatatattttttacataatagttttaaacaagaaatttttaaaattaaatttcagactAAAAACCTCCAGAACACTAGTGAAGGTAAAAACTCAAGGTAAATATTTTTAGCTATACAAGAAACAAACGAGGTTGTTCGTGGCAGGACATGGGACAAAAAGATAAGCCTAGACCAGGAACGGCAAAAGCAGCCGTTTCCACCGTCCTGCGCTGGCGCTGCTGGATGGTGGTGGCTCCGGCGTCCTCAAACTCCTTCACTACAGTGCTATAATACGCTTTGATATTCTTCACGAGCCTCACGTAGTACAGCTTCAGCCACTTGAGTCTCATCCTGGTCACCACCCTCTTAAGCGAGAACCTACCACGTGGTGTACTGTTTTTACCGCCGAGACGAACAACTTGTGGCTTACGCCGACGGAGATAGATCTTCCGGCGACTTGACGGCCACCGGAATGCGTTGGAGGCGGCAGCGATGACTAAATGGGGATCCATTGAAATCttgatatagattttttatagatatatgaaagaaagtgaaagatGGTTTATGGAGTTCGATTgagaaaacttatatatatagagagagactaAGAGTCGTGAAATGCTGTTATGTGGTCAGGTTACTTGTGATCACTTGTAACAATTTGAAATATTGCGTAATTTCCGTAAACTAATATCGtatgtccaaatcataaacccatatgtagtttttgttgttatacGACATATATTCCATTTATTTAGGGGGAATGCCCTATATACCACGACATTTCACTAGTGccacacatttatatattttttatgtgtaTTGAAATATTCATGTAAATATAGTAGGAATTAAATTACGGTGAATGCCAAAGATAAACAAGCTGGAATAGGGAAACAAAATTAGATAGAGAATAGACTGAAAATGACGCTTTGTAACCATTTGACTAGCCAAATGATGCGAGTACTCAAGTTTCATATAGAGATCGTTGATCAATATGGTGAATATTATCTAACGGTGATTCTATTATCTTATGTAAGAAGACTAGTAAGTAGATAATTAAGGAGACCAGTGAGTAGATAAGCTTTTAAGACGACAATAGTAAGCATATGTATGTATGTCTTTGTCTTGCTGTGCTTTAGAAGACGACACAATATAATTACGTTGCGCAAAGGGACCCGATTTGTCTATATTACCTAGAAAGTCCACTTTAGTTCAATTTTCTAAAGTGAAAACCATTCACCGAGAAAACGATGATATGTGTCTTCTTGACTTATGAACAGTTTTGTGTGCGCGTTAATTAATGGACGGCTGGTGTtttgttcatttatttatttctggtTTGATGTTGACTACTATACTACTTTTTTTGCTCTTATATacacgattttttttcttaataatgtTTCCACGACTTTAGATTGACTTATGCAAtagtacatttttttatatcttttatgCACAATTTccccaaaagaaataaattttacacATCGAGTTTGCACATGAAATATAACAGagaccaagaaaaaaataaaatttgtattagAATCCTAGTTAACTTATATAATAGAGTGAACCAACTAAGGTTTAATGGGTTGAAAGCCAACCCACATGATTATTATAGTTCGAATTGCTGACCAAATCGTAAAATAATCCTAATACGGTAAGTAAATTGTGGATCTTAAGTGTGAAGACAGTTCAGACTTCAGAATAAGTTAGAAGCGAAGCCGGTCTTGAGATTTGAAGgctcattaagaaaaaaaggtaaTATGGTCCACCaccattattaatttttgaagCTAAAAACCCCGTAAAAAATAGGGTACAGAAATTGAATTCTCAGGCCTACTAGTCAGACTATTTAGCCCATCACCAACTCTGCTTTACGAGTCATAAACCCAAAGCTGAGGATCGATTTTGGttagaagaaagaaaccatCATCTATTTTAACCATGTTAGGCTCTGTTAGCAGCAATCTCACATTCGaaatatatgatatgaaataTAAGATGCTAGTGCTAGAGTGATATCgattaatcaaattaaagaatcaaagattgaagtttttttataatctttattataataaaaaaaatcatataagaaaacgaTTCTTTTTCTGCTTTGGAATCAGAATCGATTGTTTTATTACGAAACATTTGGATGCATGAAAATCAAACTAAGAATCTAAAAGTTTACAAATGCCAATCGAATTTTCAGCTAAATTCACCCCACGCAATGCATAGTGGGTCTAATCTAACCCAACAGTGAGGGCTCAATAATGAAGTAATACAGATCGGCCCATTAAAACAAACCCAACAAAGATGTCTTTTTTTCtccattgaagaagaaacatgataGAACCAGACGAGCCATCATCAATCAGAACTCAAAACGACTGAGCTGATGATCCCTTACCCCATTGGACGGCCACCGGACTCTTAACCACGTGATCACCGTCAGTCCATTCGATCGATCCGAATTCTTGACTCGGAACCGATCCGACTCCTCCGCCAAGCACAACGCTCTTAAACGTCACTTCATACTCCAACTCGCTCTTCTCCTTGTTAAACTCTAGCTTGCTCGGAGACACATCAATCTCAACATTCGCCGGAGATTTAACGCCGACTTCGTACACCGCGTCGACGTTGCTTCCCACGTTCTTAACAACTCTTTTGTATTTCACAACATCTCCGGTCGATCCGAAAACCACGGCGAACGATGGGTAGTTGAGATCTCCGGCGGTTCTGAGCTTGCTCGTTTCGCAGGCGTCGTAAAGACTTGGATCTTGAAGGAAGACTAGAATCCCCGGAAACTCGTATCCAACGGCGCAGAGGAAAGCCACGTACTCTTTGACTTCAATGTCGTAAACCAAACCAGGATTCAGAGCTTTATTTGGATCGACGTGTCCAGCTCCGTGGATGAACGAGTTCGATGGTTTACCGGTGGCGAGATCCTCGAGTGGCTCGCCGGAGTTTTCGACGTCGTAAGCCGTTGTTACGAGTGCGGATTTGACTGCCGCAGGTGACCAATTGGGATGAGCTCTACGGAGGAGTGCGGCGAGTCCACTCACGTGTGGGCACGACATCGATGTACCGGAGATGATGTTGAATTGGACCCGTCTTGGATCGATATCCAAATCGGTTGGGCCAACCAGCCCGGTCCATCCGGCTAAAATGTTGACTCCAGGCGCAATCACGTCCGGTTTGAGGATAACCGGGGTCAAGTGGTTAGGTCCACGGCTGGAGAAAGCAGCGACTCTGGGAGAAGGCGGAGATGGTCCGATCAAAGTGCCGAGGAAGTTGATTGTTGCGGTGGGAGAGTCTGATGTTTTGATGTAGTCGCGGATTTGATCTCCAGCTTTAGCTCCAACCATTGTCGCCGGAACTAGATGCGAATCGGCGGTGAGTTCTTCACCGCTTGAGGCTGTGTTCGCTAGAATCATACCTGCACCACCGGCTAGTTTGACGGCTCTTCCTTTCTCAACTCTGGCGCTGCCTCCTCTGTCACAGAGAACGATTTTGCCTTGGACCAATGATGAATTCAGTTCCCCAGTGGTGCACAATTTGCTCCCGCAGTCGCCGGAATATACCAGAGAAATTTGAGAATCTGGCAGAGACATTTGAGAATCCGGCAGTGATTCGCCAGCGTACAGTGATGTTCCCGTGAAGACTTTCCCGTCGCCGGTGACTACGTTTGCGGAGAATTCTCTGTCGACGGTGGACGCACCGACGGTTAGCATCCAAGGAGCGATGTTCGTCGCAGTTTCGGGACCAGGACCAGAGTTACCGGCGGAGCAAGAAACGACGACGCCGTGCCTAGTCGCTCCAAATGCTCCGATCGCAATAGAGTCCTTGCTAAAATCCCGGGCGTAACCGCTACTGCCGACGGAGAGAGAGATAACGTGAACACCGTCAGCAACCGCCTGATCCATGCCGGCGAGGATATCGGAATCGTAACAACCAACGCTCCAACAGATTTTGTAAGCGGCGATTCTCGCCTTAGAAGCCATCCCACGCGCCGTTCCTTGCGCGTAGTGGTACAAGCTGGCGTTAGCAACCACCGATCCAGCCGCCGTAGATGCCGTATGCGTTCCATGGCCTTCTGTATCGCGCGGCGATCTCGAATCCTTGGCCGCATGCAGTTTTGTTCCGTTCACTTGCCCTGCAAAATATCCTCTGTAATACCCACGAGCTCCGATAAGTTTCCGGTTGCAAGACGAGGCGGGAAAATCAGGTCCGGTCTCGCACTCGCCTTTCCAGGCAGATGGAACTGGACCGAGACCTGAATCCGAGAAACTCGGATGCTCCGGCCAGATTCCAGTATCTAAAACCCCGATGATCACGTCTTCGCCGTCATCGGAGTTGCTCCAGAGACCAGAATTTTGGGAGAAACCGAGGAAGTCAGGCGTGTGGGTGGTGTGGATCTCACGCGCCTGATCTGGGATGATGGAGATGACGGAAGGATGACGACGGAGTGCTTCGGTCTGGAGAGGGGAGAGACGAGCGGAGAAGCCATGAGCTGCGCGTGAGTAAGAGTAGAGGAGCGTTGCTGGTTGAGGAGAAGAAGGGAGAGAGCGGAGGAGTGAGACGTGCCAGTGGTTGTGAGAGGAGAAGAGGGAAGGCTTATGAGAGCTCTGCACATGGACGATATAGGATTCGAAGGAatccgatgaagaagaagaggataagaaacagaggaagagagagaatacgaagatggaggaggaggagagagaaaGCTTAGCCATGGCAATGGCGATGGATTCGTTGTGTGGGATACTTTTGGTGACGTATTTATTATCTCTTTGAGCAAGCTTTTGAATCTTGTATCTCGTCTATTATATTCCACGTCAgcaattttatgaattattggTCGCTATTGGTCCCAAATGATATTCATATTCCCCAAAAAGATAACATCAAGGTAGAGACGTGGGTCACATGACTGGTTTAATTGTTGACACGAGgtaaacaagattttttttttgcggttATAAAAATGGGCAGGTATGTATGACAAACGGACAAACAAACTAACTAAAGATTCTAAATTATCAACTCTCTCTCATGACAAGTTTTTGGGTAAACAATAAGCCTCTAATTAGTTTTGTGGGTTAGAGACTAAAACAAGGTTACAATATAGCTTTTTTCTAAGCAGCCCACGGTATAAATCCCATGGCGCAACTCAGCCTAAAAGTGACGAATATCAGATATAGTGCAATGAGTCCCATACCTAAGGTTTTGTTAGGTCGCATGTCGTTACGCGGGAGCATCACCATAGCCCAAACCAAACCCATTACTAAAAACCCAAGTGTGTAGAATAGGCTTTTGTCTTTTGGTAGCATGTATGTGTCAGGACTCTTGGACCATGCGCCGAGAAGCATCGACATACCCAGTCCGACGAGTGTGTTGAACATTGGACCTGCATAGCATCCCGATAGAGCGATCTGTACACCATCATCCCCACCGTTCATCGTCAATGCGATATTCGACAAAGTCACCCATTGAGTTTCCCCAAGCAAGTACTGTTAACGCAAGTATCGACGGGTTGATTCCGTATATCTCACCAAATGTCACCAGAAGAGCTACAAGTTCGTTTGCAATCATGTAGAACCATACGATGCTCATGACGAACCCACCAAGAACCCAAGGGATCAAGAACCTTCGAGGTGGGTGATCTGGTTCTGTGTTTTTGTATGCAAGAAATCCAAGAGTAGAGCCTATAGCAATGCCGATAAAGTAAGCCACACCACAAGCTTGGGGACTCACATCGTCTTGGCTACTCCAGAGAGACGCCAAAAGGACAGGCGCTAATGAGACGCTGGCCACAGCGTATGTCTTCGACCATGTATCTTCCTCGACCGATGGAATTGTTAACCTCCTTGGAATCGTCAGCGGGATTTCTAACAAGGAAGTGAATTTAGTACATGAGGAGATCTCAACTTCAGCACTGTCATCAACCCATCCCCAAGGTGCCCTGTCTTCATCATGTACACTAACTTTTGCGAAATGGTTTGAATAGATGGCCACATTTGACGCCCACATCCACTGAGGAAGACTCTGTAGCCGAGGTGGACCATCCTCAGTATCAGTTTCAATCAAGGGGTTATGCATTGGCATATCCTCTCCAACACTCGGGGAAAACACGCTTCCTTGCATAGGTAGCAAAGGAGTAATAGCCTCCAGCTTAAACCTCTTAGCATGTTTTCTCAGAATCACATTCGCTGCAACAAGGAAAGCATACACAACATATATAGACACAAACGCAATAGCAATCCTTACTGTGACTTTACCAACCATCAATATCACCAGCAACGACACAAgcgtaaaaaggaagaaactcaAGTCTCTGATGAAGCATTTCTTATCGAGCTTGACTTCCTTATCCGCAACACAGAGCGAAACAATCCCAACAACGACTGAAGTAACAAACACAGCACCACCCAATACACTGTTAAGACCAACTTCTCCTTTATCTGATCCAACAAAAGCAGCAATACTTGCAAACACATCTGGTGCTCCATTACCCAGAGGAAGCAAAGTAACACCAGCAACAGTTGGAGGCAGCCTCAAAAGCTTCGAAAGCTTCTCCAAGGAACAACAAAAGTAATCCGCAGCAGTATTACCCAAGAGATAAAACAAAGCAACAAGCCAAACACCTAGCATCATGTAATCCAAGATCCTGAAATCTCTGCATGAGCAGTAAAAGAAGCTGAGGTAATCAAAGAAGCCATCAGGGGAACAACTTGGGTTAGCTATTAAGAAGTCGCATTGATCAGCATAACCCATGTATTTGTGTAAACACGAGCATAAAACTGTATTACTGCTACTCAAGCTGCTATTACCAAGACCAGGATCAGAACCATTCGTTTCGATTTGCATTAAATGCCTACGAATTACCGTAAACTGGGAGAATCTGTTACCTCCGGAGCCCGAGGCGGAACCAATACCGCCATTGACGAAAGAGGCGTTTTTTAACAAAGGGTTCCTGAGAATTTCGCTCcga comes from Camelina sativa cultivar DH55 chromosome 19, Cs, whole genome shotgun sequence and encodes:
- the LOC104765209 gene encoding uncharacterized protein LOC104765209, yielding MDPHLVIAAASNAFRWPSSRRKIYLRRRKPQVVRLGGKNSTPRGRFSLKRVVTRMRLKWLKLYYVRLVKNIKAYYSTVVKEFEDAGATTIQQRQRRTVETAAFAVPGLGLSFCPMSCHEQPRLFLV
- the LOC104765210 gene encoding subtilisin-like protease SBT1.4, with the translated sequence MAKLSLSSSSIFVFSLFLCFLSSSSSSDSFESYIVHVQSSHKPSLFSSHNHWHVSLLRSLPSSPQPATLLYSYSRAAHGFSARLSPLQTEALRRHPSVISIIPDQAREIHTTHTPDFLGFSQNSGLWSNSDDGEDVIIGVLDTGIWPEHPSFSDSGLGPVPSAWKGECETGPDFPASSCNRKLIGARGYYRGYFAGQVNGTKLHAAKDSRSPRDTEGHGTHTASTAAGSVVANASLYHYAQGTARGMASKARIAAYKICWSVGCYDSDILAGMDQAVADGVHVISLSVGSSGYARDFSKDSIAIGAFGATRHGVVVSCSAGNSGPGPETATNIAPWMLTVGASTVDREFSANVVTGDGKVFTGTSLYAGESLPDSQMSLPDSQISLVYSGDCGSKLCTTGELNSSLVQGKIVLCDRGGSARVEKGRAVKLAGGAGMILANTASSGEELTADSHLVPATMVGAKAGDQIRDYIKTSDSPTATINFLGTLIGPSPPSPRVAAFSSRGPNHLTPVILKPDVIAPGVNILAGWTGLVGPTDLDIDPRRVQFNIISGTSMSCPHVSGLAALLRRAHPNWSPAAVKSALVTTAYDVENSGEPLEDLATGKPSNSFIHGAGHVDPNKALNPGLVYDIEVKEYVAFLCAVGYEFPGILVFLQDPSLYDACETSKLRTAGDLNYPSFAVVFGSTGDVVKYKRVVKNVGSNVDAVYEVGVKSPANVEIDVSPSKLEFNKEKSELEYEVTFKSVVLGGGVGSVPSQEFGSIEWTDGDHVVKSPVAVQWGKGSSAQSF